One Mycobacterium sp. SMC-4 DNA window includes the following coding sequences:
- a CDS encoding anti-sigma-D factor RsdA yields the protein MPDFGRGGASGGDPSLHDIKHTDQFLDALAAQQPVYASDRGEAELASLLSGWRDDVRETPVGTMLSLDEAAAALERGGSPGRRRRISLAVVGSAAAAVLCLGGFGAVVAGSGPGDALYGLRTMMFGDQSPTVRDDAVILAAQTEMQQVAQLIEQGDWEGAKVKLEAVTTTVATVGDDERKQDLVTQWQELTVKVEAQDPAATPAPGAPLPTFPEVPVVALDPDLPAVTPPTETEPADPAEPTETDPAEPTETDPAEPTEVPDSPQPPEPVEEPAPAEPGDTTTTPVPTSPAASPPVTTTVEVPAPTSVPTSTVVEQSTSAVRVTPSPTTPGAPSPTTVPTTTVTSPPAAAPAPTTAPTTTVAPAEAQEPASSPTTQVIPTTTTLLPVLPAEETG from the coding sequence ATGCCTGACTTCGGACGCGGGGGCGCCAGCGGAGGCGATCCATCGCTGCACGACATCAAACACACCGACCAGTTCCTCGACGCGCTGGCCGCCCAGCAGCCGGTGTATGCCTCCGACCGCGGAGAAGCCGAGTTGGCTTCGCTGCTGTCGGGGTGGCGTGACGACGTCCGCGAAACCCCGGTCGGCACCATGCTCTCGCTGGATGAGGCCGCCGCCGCACTCGAACGCGGCGGCTCGCCGGGCCGGCGCCGGCGGATCTCGCTGGCTGTGGTCGGATCCGCGGCCGCAGCGGTGCTGTGTCTGGGCGGGTTCGGCGCCGTCGTCGCGGGCTCGGGTCCCGGTGACGCGCTCTACGGACTGCGCACCATGATGTTCGGCGATCAGTCGCCCACGGTGCGCGACGACGCGGTGATCCTCGCCGCGCAGACCGAGATGCAGCAGGTGGCGCAGCTCATCGAGCAGGGCGACTGGGAAGGCGCCAAGGTCAAGTTGGAAGCCGTCACGACCACGGTCGCAACCGTCGGTGACGACGAACGCAAGCAGGATCTCGTCACCCAGTGGCAGGAACTGACCGTCAAGGTCGAGGCGCAGGATCCGGCTGCGACACCGGCCCCCGGCGCGCCCCTACCGACGTTCCCCGAGGTGCCGGTCGTTGCGCTGGACCCGGACTTGCCGGCGGTCACGCCGCCGACGGAGACGGAGCCGGCAGATCCGGCAGAGCCGACCGAGACCGACCCGGCCGAGCCGACCGAGACCGACCCGGCAGAGCCGACCGAGGTTCCGGACTCACCGCAGCCCCCGGAGCCGGTGGAGGAACCCGCGCCGGCCGAGCCGGGGGACACAACGACCACCCCGGTACCCACCTCGCCGGCGGCATCCCCGCCGGTCACCACCACCGTCGAGGTCCCGGCACCCACATCGGTGCCGACATCCACCGTGGTCGAGCAATCCACCTCGGCGGTCAGGGTGACGCCATCACCCACCACGCCAGGGGCGCCATCACCGACGACTGTTCCCACCACGACGGTGACCAGCCCGCCGGCTGCCGCACCGGCTCCGACGACAGCTCCGACGACCACGGTGGCCCCGGCCGAAGCGCAGGAACCTGCGTCCTCACCGACGACGCAGGTGATCCCGACCACGACGACGCTGCTGCCGGTGCTCCCGGCGGAGGAAACCGGCTGA
- a CDS encoding 3-deoxy-7-phosphoheptulonate synthase — MNLAQVAPPTTSDRRIRRFTEIPSPHDVLTEFPLSARRAERVARDRDEIADILAGRDDRLLVVVGPCSVHDPAAALDYASRLRMVADELNDRLKIVMRVYFEKPRTTIGWKGLINDPGMDNTFDVARGLRVARQLLLDIIDIGLPVGCEFLEPTSPQYIADAVAWGAIGARTTESQVHRQLASGLSMPVGFKNGTDGNIQVAVDGVKAAAAQHVFFGMDDLGRGAVVSTEGNNDCHVILRGGTDGPNYTVDAVSATAAKLTAAGLPGRVVIDCSHANSGKDHLRQATVAGEVAQMVRDGAPVSGVMLESFLVAGAQAPEARPLTYGQSVTDKCMDWAATDSVLRELARRA, encoded by the coding sequence ATGAATCTGGCGCAGGTCGCCCCGCCCACCACCTCTGACCGGCGGATTCGGCGTTTCACCGAGATTCCCAGCCCGCACGACGTGCTGACCGAGTTCCCGTTGAGCGCTCGCCGCGCCGAGCGGGTGGCCCGCGACCGCGACGAGATCGCCGACATCCTCGCCGGACGCGACGACCGCCTGCTCGTCGTGGTCGGTCCGTGCTCGGTGCACGACCCGGCCGCCGCGCTGGACTACGCCAGCCGCCTGCGCATGGTTGCCGACGAACTGAACGATCGGCTCAAGATCGTCATGCGCGTGTACTTCGAGAAGCCGCGCACCACGATCGGCTGGAAGGGTCTGATCAACGATCCGGGTATGGACAACACGTTCGACGTTGCGCGTGGTCTGCGCGTCGCTCGCCAGCTGCTGCTCGACATCATCGACATCGGCCTGCCGGTGGGTTGCGAGTTCCTCGAGCCCACCAGCCCGCAATACATCGCCGACGCGGTGGCGTGGGGCGCCATCGGCGCCCGCACCACCGAATCTCAGGTGCACCGCCAGCTCGCGTCGGGGCTGTCGATGCCGGTGGGCTTCAAGAACGGCACCGACGGCAACATCCAGGTGGCCGTCGACGGCGTCAAAGCCGCTGCCGCCCAGCACGTCTTCTTCGGGATGGACGATCTGGGACGCGGTGCCGTGGTGAGCACCGAAGGCAACAACGACTGCCACGTCATCCTTCGCGGCGGCACCGACGGACCCAACTACACCGTCGACGCCGTGTCCGCGACCGCCGCCAAGCTCACCGCCGCGGGGTTGCCCGGCCGGGTCGTGATCGACTGCAGCCACGCCAATTCGGGCAAGGATCACCTCCGTCAGGCAACCGTGGCCGGCGAGGTGGCACAGATGGTGCGCGACGGGGCGCCGGTCAGCGGTGTCATGCTGGAGAGCTTCCTGGTCGCCGGCGCGCAGGCGCCGGAAGCTCGCCCGCTGACCTACGGCCAGTCGGTCACCGACAAGTGCATGGACTGGGCGGCAACGGATTCGGTGCTGCGGGAGCTGGCTCGGCGCGCGTGA
- a CDS encoding WhiB family transcriptional regulator — translation MPQPQQLPGPNADIWDWQMHGVCRGVDSSMFFHPDGERGRARAQREMRAKEMCRQCPVITQCRSHALAVGEPYGIWGGLSESERELLLKRGIRRSA, via the coding sequence ATGCCACAGCCGCAACAACTCCCGGGCCCGAACGCCGATATCTGGGATTGGCAGATGCACGGCGTGTGCCGTGGCGTCGATTCCTCGATGTTCTTCCACCCCGATGGCGAGCGTGGCCGAGCCCGCGCACAGCGGGAAATGCGCGCCAAGGAAATGTGCCGGCAATGCCCGGTGATCACCCAGTGCCGCAGTCACGCGCTGGCCGTCGGTGAGCCCTACGGCATCTGGGGCGGTCTCAGCGAGTCCGAACGGGAATTGCTGCTCAAGCGCGGGATCCGCCGCTCGGCGTGA
- a CDS encoding nuclear transport factor 2 family protein, translating to MTTTRPTSRNVRNLVTLLSAAVVAAGCAGATSQAAPPAGDGQRNAQIVRDGLARGVGGPDTFYALLAEDVQWTVARAATPRTYTSRQEFLDVAAGPIVDRLTGPIRAEVHEIIADQDRVVARWRGTATARDGQPYVNEYNWVMALADDQITRVVAYLDFVELDALIARVPLAS from the coding sequence ATGACCACGACACGCCCGACCAGCAGGAACGTCAGGAACCTCGTCACGCTGCTCAGTGCAGCCGTCGTCGCCGCAGGATGTGCGGGCGCCACCAGCCAGGCGGCGCCGCCGGCAGGCGACGGACAACGCAACGCCCAGATCGTTCGGGACGGACTGGCGCGCGGGGTCGGCGGCCCGGATACCTTCTACGCCCTGCTCGCCGAGGACGTGCAGTGGACGGTGGCCCGCGCGGCCACACCGCGGACGTACACCTCGCGCCAGGAATTCCTCGACGTCGCGGCGGGCCCGATCGTGGACCGACTGACCGGTCCCATCCGCGCCGAGGTGCACGAGATCATCGCCGACCAGGACCGCGTCGTCGCCCGTTGGCGGGGAACCGCGACCGCCCGAGACGGCCAGCCCTATGTCAACGAGTACAACTGGGTGATGGCGCTGGCCGATGATCAGATCACCCGCGTGGTGGCCTACCTCGACTTCGTCGAGCTGGATGCACTGATCGCCCGCGTGCCCCTGGCGTCCTGA
- the guaB gene encoding IMP dehydrogenase has product MSIAESSIPLAVPVSTGGDDPTKVAMLGLTFDDVLLLPAASDVIPAAADTSSQLTRRIRLKVPLVSSAMDTVTESRMAIAMARAGGMGVLHRNLPAAEQAGQVETVKRSEAGMVTDPVTCAPDNTLAEVDAMCARFRISGLPVVDADGQLVGIITNRDMRFEVDQNKRVAEVMTKAPLITAQEGVSAEAALGLLRRHKIEKLPIVDGHGKLTGLITVKDFVKTEQFPLATKDSDGRLLVGAAVGVGDDAWSRAMALADAGADVLIVDTAHAHNRGVLDMVHRLKQAVGDRVDVVGGNVATRAAAAALVQAGADAVKVGVGPGSICTTRVVAGVGAPQITAILEAVAACAPHGVPVIADGGLQYSGDIAKALAAGASTAMLGSLLAGTAESPGELIFVNGKQFKSYRGMGSLGAMQGRGAAGNLRGSYSKDRYFQDDVLSEDKLVPEGIEGRVPYRGPLGTVIHQLVGGLRAAMGYTGSPTIEALQQAQFVQITAAGLKESHPHDITMTVEAPNYYTR; this is encoded by the coding sequence ATGTCGATCGCCGAAAGCAGCATCCCCCTCGCCGTTCCGGTGTCCACCGGCGGCGATGACCCCACCAAGGTCGCGATGCTCGGGCTCACGTTCGACGACGTTCTGCTGCTGCCCGCCGCTTCGGACGTGATCCCCGCTGCGGCGGACACGTCCAGCCAGCTCACCCGCCGAATCCGGCTGAAGGTGCCGCTGGTCAGCTCCGCGATGGACACCGTCACCGAATCCCGGATGGCCATTGCGATGGCCCGTGCCGGGGGGATGGGCGTGTTGCACCGCAACCTGCCCGCCGCCGAGCAGGCCGGCCAGGTCGAGACGGTCAAGCGCTCCGAGGCGGGCATGGTCACCGACCCGGTCACCTGCGCCCCGGACAACACGCTGGCCGAAGTCGATGCGATGTGCGCGCGGTTCCGCATTTCCGGTCTGCCGGTGGTGGATGCCGACGGTCAGCTGGTCGGGATCATCACCAACCGCGATATGCGCTTCGAAGTCGACCAGAACAAGCGCGTCGCCGAGGTGATGACCAAGGCGCCGCTGATCACCGCGCAGGAGGGGGTGTCCGCCGAGGCCGCGCTCGGTCTGCTGCGCCGCCACAAGATCGAGAAGTTGCCCATCGTCGACGGCCACGGCAAGCTGACCGGCCTGATCACGGTCAAGGATTTCGTCAAGACCGAGCAGTTCCCGCTGGCCACCAAAGACTCCGACGGCAGGTTGCTCGTCGGTGCGGCTGTCGGGGTCGGAGACGACGCGTGGTCGCGGGCGATGGCGCTCGCCGACGCGGGCGCCGACGTCCTGATAGTCGACACCGCGCATGCGCACAACCGCGGCGTGCTGGACATGGTGCATCGGTTGAAACAGGCGGTCGGTGACCGCGTGGACGTCGTCGGCGGCAACGTCGCGACCCGGGCAGCCGCGGCAGCGCTGGTGCAGGCCGGCGCAGACGCGGTGAAGGTCGGTGTCGGGCCGGGTTCGATCTGCACCACCCGAGTCGTTGCCGGGGTGGGTGCGCCGCAGATCACCGCGATCCTGGAGGCGGTCGCCGCGTGCGCGCCGCACGGGGTGCCGGTGATCGCCGACGGTGGCCTGCAGTACTCCGGTGACATCGCCAAGGCGCTGGCAGCCGGGGCGTCCACAGCCATGCTGGGCTCGTTGCTGGCGGGCACCGCCGAATCGCCCGGCGAGCTGATCTTCGTCAACGGCAAACAGTTCAAGAGCTACCGCGGCATGGGTTCGCTGGGGGCGATGCAGGGGCGCGGTGCGGCAGGCAACCTGCGGGGCTCCTACTCGAAAGACCGCTACTTCCAGGACGACGTGCTCTCCGAGGACAAGCTGGTGCCCGAAGGCATCGAGGGCCGGGTGCCCTACCGCGGACCGCTGGGCACCGTGATCCACCAGCTCGTCGGCGGGCTGCGCGCGGCCATGGGGTACACCGGCTCACCCACCATCGAGGCGTTGCAGCAGGCGCAGTTCGTGCAGATCACCGCGGCCGGACTCAAGGAAAGCCATCCGCACGACATCACGATGACCGTGGAGGCTCCCAACTACTACACCCGCTAG
- a CDS encoding HD domain-containing phosphohydrolase — MNSATGPTRAELLAALSVAVDLGLGQPAEHMLRSALIGTRIADRLGLTRPQRDCVYYTALVMWIGCHADSHEYARWFGDDIAVRRDSYAVDWSGLPYYRFLLSNIGRGQPISRRLLTIASLLVSTRAQLVALIHSHCASAALLAERMGLGRDVQHALGFTFERFDGGGLPLGVAGDNLPIAIRVAQLSDMVEVHHRTVGVQGAVAMVTSRRGGQFDPDVADVFLADAEQILAGPVAGDSWRAALHESPDRGEHLDGAGLDALLQALGEFVDLKCPFTLGHSRAVADLAAGAASAAGLDEGDIATVRRAGYVHDLGRIGVSNRVWSKPAQLSAGEFEHVRLHPYLTVRILSQVPGLRDVAEVAGNHHECVDGTGYPRGVVGAALRMPDRILAAAVSYQAALEPRPYRPALPASEAERRVRERVRAGELDSAATDAVLHAAGRRARRLRPRPHGLTPREIDVLRLVATGASNKEIATALVISEKTARNHVERTYAKIGVSNRIGASMYALQNGLVN, encoded by the coding sequence ATGAACTCAGCGACGGGCCCGACGCGGGCCGAGTTGCTCGCGGCCCTGTCGGTGGCCGTGGACCTCGGCCTGGGTCAGCCTGCCGAACACATGCTGCGCTCGGCGCTGATCGGCACCAGGATCGCCGACCGTCTCGGATTGACCCGCCCGCAGCGCGACTGCGTGTACTACACCGCGCTGGTCATGTGGATCGGTTGTCATGCCGACTCTCACGAATACGCCCGCTGGTTCGGTGACGACATCGCCGTGCGTAGGGACTCCTACGCGGTGGACTGGTCAGGGCTACCGTACTACCGCTTTCTGTTGTCCAATATCGGCCGCGGCCAACCGATCTCGCGACGACTGCTGACCATTGCGTCCCTGTTGGTCAGTACCCGGGCGCAGCTGGTGGCGCTGATCCATTCGCATTGCGCGTCGGCGGCGCTGCTGGCCGAGCGGATGGGGCTCGGTCGCGACGTGCAGCACGCTCTCGGCTTCACCTTCGAACGGTTTGACGGCGGCGGATTACCGCTCGGTGTGGCCGGCGACAACCTGCCGATCGCCATCCGGGTGGCACAGCTGTCCGACATGGTGGAGGTCCATCACCGCACCGTTGGGGTCCAGGGCGCGGTCGCGATGGTCACATCTCGCAGGGGCGGTCAGTTCGATCCCGACGTCGCCGACGTCTTCCTCGCCGACGCCGAGCAGATACTGGCCGGACCGGTCGCCGGTGACAGCTGGCGCGCCGCGCTGCATGAGTCTCCGGACCGCGGCGAACATCTCGACGGCGCCGGCCTGGATGCCCTGTTGCAAGCGCTGGGCGAGTTCGTCGACCTGAAATGCCCCTTCACCCTGGGGCATTCGCGGGCGGTGGCCGATCTGGCGGCGGGTGCGGCATCGGCCGCCGGCCTCGACGAGGGGGACATCGCCACGGTGCGGCGCGCCGGCTATGTGCACGACCTCGGGCGGATCGGGGTGTCCAACCGGGTGTGGTCCAAACCGGCGCAGCTGTCGGCCGGCGAGTTCGAACACGTCCGGCTGCATCCGTACCTGACGGTTCGGATTCTCAGTCAGGTGCCGGGTTTACGGGATGTCGCCGAGGTGGCCGGCAACCACCATGAATGCGTCGACGGCACCGGCTACCCGCGCGGCGTCGTCGGCGCGGCGTTGCGCATGCCTGATCGCATCCTCGCCGCGGCGGTGAGCTACCAGGCCGCACTGGAGCCCCGGCCTTACCGGCCGGCGCTGCCGGCCTCCGAGGCCGAGCGTCGCGTGCGGGAGCGGGTGCGGGCCGGCGAACTCGACTCCGCGGCCACCGACGCCGTGCTGCACGCGGCGGGGCGGCGGGCCCGCCGGCTGCGACCGCGGCCACACGGCCTGACCCCGCGGGAGATCGATGTGCTCCGGCTCGTCGCGACCGGGGCGTCCAACAAGGAGATCGCCACAGCGCTGGTGATCTCGGAGAAAACCGCGCGCAACCATGTGGAACGCACCTACGCCAAGATCGGCGTGTCCAACCGGATCGGTGCCAGCATGTACGCGCTACAGAACGGGCTGGTGAACTGA
- the groES gene encoding co-chaperone GroES, whose translation MASVNIKPLEDKILVQANEAETTTASGLVIPDTAKEKPQEGTVVAVGPGRWDEDGEKRIPLDVSEGDVVIYSKYGGTEIKYNGEEYLILSARDVLAVVSK comes from the coding sequence GTGGCGAGCGTGAACATCAAGCCACTCGAGGACAAGATCCTCGTTCAGGCCAATGAGGCCGAGACCACGACCGCTTCCGGTCTGGTCATCCCCGACACCGCCAAGGAGAAGCCGCAAGAAGGTACCGTCGTCGCAGTTGGCCCCGGCCGCTGGGATGAGGACGGCGAGAAGCGGATTCCTCTGGATGTGTCGGAGGGCGACGTCGTCATCTACAGCAAGTACGGCGGCACCGAGATCAAGTACAACGGCGAGGAGTACTTGATCCTGTCGGCCCGCGACGTGCTGGCTGTCGTCTCCAAGTAA
- the groL gene encoding chaperonin GroEL (60 kDa chaperone family; promotes refolding of misfolded polypeptides especially under stressful conditions; forms two stacked rings of heptamers to form a barrel-shaped 14mer; ends can be capped by GroES; misfolded proteins enter the barrel where they are refolded when GroES binds): MSKQIEFNETARRAMEAGVDKLADAVKVTLGPRGRFVVLSKSWGGPTVTNDGVTIARDIDLEDPFENLGAQLVKSVATKTNDVAGDGTTTATVLAQAMIKAGLRLVAAGANPIALGAGVSKAADAVSEALLSAATPVDDKKAIAQVATVSSRDAQVGELVGEAMTKVGTDGVVTVEESSTLNTELDITEGVGFDKGFLSAYFVTDFDTQEAVLEDALVLLHREKISSLPDLLPLLEKVAEAGKPLLIVAEDVEGEPLSTLVVNAIRKTLKAVAVKAPFFGDRRKAFLDDLAVVTGGQVVNPDVGLLLREVGLEVLGTARRVVVDKDSTVIVDGGGTQEAIEARKSQLRAEIDSSDSDWDREKLEERLAKLAGGVAVIKVGAATETDLKKRKEAVEDAVAAAKAAVEEGIVVGGGAALVQARSALDKLRETVSGDEASGVEVFASALSSPLYWIATNAGLDGAVVVNKVSELPAGQGFNAATMEFGDLIADGVIDPVKVTRSAVVNAASVARMVLTTETAVVDKPAEEEDHGHGHHHGHAH; this comes from the coding sequence ATGAGCAAGCAGATTGAGTTCAACGAGACCGCGCGTCGCGCCATGGAGGCGGGTGTCGACAAGCTCGCTGACGCGGTCAAGGTGACCCTTGGCCCCCGCGGTCGCTTCGTCGTGCTCTCCAAGTCGTGGGGCGGCCCGACGGTCACCAACGATGGCGTGACCATCGCGCGAGATATCGACCTGGAGGATCCGTTCGAGAATCTCGGCGCCCAACTGGTCAAGTCGGTGGCGACGAAGACCAACGACGTGGCCGGCGACGGCACCACCACGGCGACCGTGCTGGCTCAGGCGATGATCAAGGCCGGCCTGCGCCTCGTCGCCGCGGGTGCCAACCCGATCGCGCTCGGCGCGGGCGTCTCCAAGGCCGCCGACGCGGTGTCGGAGGCCCTGCTGTCGGCGGCCACGCCCGTCGACGACAAGAAGGCCATCGCCCAGGTCGCCACCGTGTCCTCGCGTGACGCCCAGGTCGGCGAGTTGGTCGGCGAGGCCATGACGAAGGTCGGCACCGACGGTGTCGTTACCGTCGAGGAGTCCTCCACGCTCAACACCGAGCTGGACATCACCGAGGGTGTCGGCTTCGACAAGGGCTTCTTGTCGGCCTACTTCGTCACCGACTTCGACACCCAGGAAGCGGTGCTGGAAGACGCGCTGGTGCTGCTGCACCGCGAGAAGATCAGCTCGCTGCCCGACCTGCTGCCGCTGCTGGAGAAGGTCGCCGAAGCCGGCAAGCCGCTGTTGATCGTCGCCGAAGACGTTGAGGGGGAGCCGCTGTCGACGCTGGTGGTCAACGCGATCCGCAAGACGTTGAAGGCCGTCGCGGTCAAGGCACCGTTCTTCGGGGACCGCCGCAAGGCGTTCCTCGACGACCTGGCAGTGGTCACCGGCGGACAGGTGGTCAACCCCGATGTCGGCCTGCTGCTGCGCGAGGTCGGCCTGGAGGTGCTCGGGACTGCCCGTCGCGTCGTGGTCGACAAGGACAGCACCGTGATCGTCGATGGTGGCGGCACCCAGGAAGCCATCGAGGCCCGCAAGTCGCAGCTCCGTGCCGAGATCGACTCGTCGGATTCGGACTGGGACCGCGAGAAGCTCGAGGAGCGGCTGGCCAAGCTGGCCGGCGGCGTCGCGGTCATCAAGGTCGGCGCGGCCACCGAGACGGATCTGAAGAAGCGTAAGGAAGCGGTCGAGGACGCCGTGGCCGCGGCCAAGGCGGCCGTCGAGGAAGGCATCGTCGTCGGCGGCGGTGCGGCGCTGGTTCAGGCTCGCAGTGCGCTGGACAAGCTGCGCGAGACGGTGTCCGGCGACGAAGCATCCGGCGTCGAGGTCTTCGCCTCGGCACTGTCTTCGCCGCTGTACTGGATCGCCACCAACGCCGGCCTGGACGGTGCGGTCGTGGTGAACAAGGTGTCCGAACTGCCGGCGGGTCAGGGCTTCAACGCCGCGACCATGGAGTTCGGGGACCTGATCGCCGACGGCGTCATCGACCCGGTCAAGGTCACCCGCTCCGCGGTGGTCAATGCCGCTTCGGTGGCCCGGATGGTGCTCACCACCGAGACCGCGGTGGTCGACAAGCCGGCCGAGGAGGAAGACCACGGCCACGGCCACCATCACGGCCACGCCCACTAG
- a CDS encoding sigma-70 family RNA polymerase sigma factor, giving the protein MTISGERLDDVVAAAVAGSRDALREVLETIRPLVVRYCRARVGSAERSGLSADDVAQEVCLAAITALPRYKDQGRPFLAFVYGIAAHKVADAHRAAGRNKSDPMDVVPERFSGEAGPEQMAIDSESAARMKALLQVLPEKQREILILRVVVGMSAEETAEAVGSTPGAVRVAQHRALARLKTEITTAGHGYA; this is encoded by the coding sequence ATGACAATTTCGGGAGAACGTCTCGATGATGTCGTCGCTGCGGCGGTGGCCGGTAGTCGAGACGCCCTCCGGGAGGTGCTGGAGACCATCCGCCCCCTCGTCGTCCGGTACTGCCGGGCTCGGGTGGGATCGGCGGAACGTAGTGGTCTCTCAGCTGATGACGTTGCTCAGGAGGTGTGCTTGGCTGCCATCACGGCGCTGCCGCGTTACAAGGATCAGGGACGACCGTTCCTGGCCTTCGTCTACGGCATTGCAGCGCATAAGGTTGCTGACGCGCACCGGGCGGCTGGGCGGAACAAGTCCGATCCGATGGACGTCGTCCCGGAGCGCTTCTCCGGTGAGGCCGGGCCTGAGCAGATGGCCATCGACTCCGAGTCGGCGGCCCGGATGAAGGCGTTGCTGCAGGTCCTGCCCGAGAAGCAGCGCGAGATTCTGATTCTGCGCGTGGTCGTCGGCATGAGTGCCGAGGAAACCGCCGAGGCGGTCGGCAGCACACCCGGTGCCGTGCGTGTTGCGCAGCATCGGGCGCTGGCACGGTTGAAGACCGAGATCACGACGGCGGGGCACGGCTATGCCTGA
- the mddA gene encoding methanethiol S-methyltransferase — protein MRRGAALLYAIICYAAFLAAILYAVGFVSGVGVPRTVDRGIDASPAEAVIVNMLLLGAFAIPHSVMARPGFKAWWTRFVPAALERSTYVLTSSVLLGLLFWQWRTFDATVWHVGSPVARAVIWTVAASGWVMVVASTFMLNHGELFGLRQAFDAWRHHEPGGAHFRTPLLYRVVRHPLMLGFLIAFWAAPTMSAPHLLFAAATTGYILVALHFEERDLVATLGDQYRQYRRDVPMLIPGARHRRITPSGGSRA, from the coding sequence TTGCGCCGCGGTGCGGCGCTGCTCTACGCGATCATCTGCTACGCGGCATTTCTGGCTGCGATCCTCTATGCCGTCGGCTTTGTCTCAGGGGTCGGGGTGCCTCGCACCGTGGACCGCGGGATCGACGCGTCGCCGGCCGAGGCCGTCATCGTCAACATGTTGTTGCTGGGCGCATTCGCCATTCCGCACAGCGTGATGGCGCGACCCGGGTTCAAGGCGTGGTGGACGCGCTTCGTCCCGGCCGCTCTCGAACGTAGTACCTACGTGTTGACGTCCAGCGTGCTGCTGGGTCTGTTGTTCTGGCAGTGGCGCACGTTCGACGCGACGGTGTGGCACGTCGGTTCGCCGGTCGCGCGGGCGGTCATCTGGACGGTGGCGGCGTCAGGCTGGGTCATGGTGGTGGCCTCGACGTTCATGCTCAACCACGGCGAACTCTTCGGGCTGCGCCAGGCCTTCGACGCGTGGCGTCACCACGAACCCGGTGGCGCGCACTTCCGCACGCCGCTGTTGTACCGGGTGGTGCGTCACCCGCTGATGCTCGGATTCCTGATCGCGTTCTGGGCGGCGCCGACGATGTCGGCCCCGCATCTGCTCTTCGCCGCGGCCACCACGGGCTACATCCTGGTGGCACTGCACTTCGAGGAGCGGGATCTGGTCGCGACGCTGGGCGATCAGTACCGGCAGTACCGCCGCGATGTGCCGATGCTGATCCCAGGGGCTCGGCACCGGCGGATCACGCCGAGCGGCGGATCCCGCGCTTGA
- a CDS encoding DUF5319 domain-containing protein — MRDHLPPGLPPDPFADDPSDPSAALDALEPGQPLDPQERIAVEADLADLAVYEALLAHKGIRGLVVCCDECQQDHYHDWDMLRANLLQLLVDGTVRPHEPAYDPEPDAYVTWDYCRGYADASLNEATSDSDGYR, encoded by the coding sequence GTGCGAGACCACCTGCCACCAGGACTGCCGCCTGATCCGTTCGCCGATGACCCGAGCGATCCGTCGGCTGCACTCGACGCCCTGGAACCCGGCCAACCGCTGGATCCGCAGGAACGCATCGCTGTCGAAGCCGACCTCGCCGATCTTGCGGTGTATGAGGCGCTGTTGGCGCACAAGGGAATTCGCGGTCTCGTCGTGTGCTGTGACGAGTGCCAGCAGGACCACTACCACGACTGGGACATGCTGCGGGCCAATCTGCTGCAGCTGCTTGTGGACGGCACAGTGCGCCCGCACGAGCCCGCCTACGACCCCGAACCGGACGCTTACGTCACCTGGGACTACTGCCGCGGATATGCCGACGCCTCATTGAACGAGGCCACCTCGGATTCCGACGGCTACCGCTGA